The Gossypium arboreum isolate Shixiya-1 chromosome 4, ASM2569848v2, whole genome shotgun sequence DNA segment GCGAAGAAGATTTTTGTCAATGAACATAAGGAAGAGACTAGATAGGAGAGTTGTTTCTTTGGATTGGATGAATCTCTTTCTAAGTTACCAGGTGGAACATTTGAGTCATACATTTTTGGACTATTGTCCGATTCTTTTGGACACGACTGGTATACGAACGGATGTTCACCGATATGGGGTCAAGCTTTTTTGGTTTGAGGCCAAATGGTGTTTAGAAAATTCTTTTAAGAATGAGGTAAAAAAGAAATTGGGATGTCTTATCAGGAAGTGTCTTAGTTAAGCTTGTGAAAATGAGGCAGTAGTTTCAACATTGGAGTCATTTCAGAAATAGGGAGCAAAAGAAAACTCGTTTGGATTTAGAAAAATGGCTACATGATCTTTATAATATGGATCCATTGATGAGGTTTTAGCCGAAATCATAGATGTTCAACTAGGTTTTAATTTGGAGGCTGATGGAAAAGAGATTTTTTTGGAGCAACGAGGCTGTGTCAACTGGTTGAAAAATGGGGATTAGAATACAAGTTATTTTCATAAAGTTGTTGTTTAGCGCCAAAATCATAGTCAGATAATTGATTTGGAAAGGGAGGATGGACGTTGGTTTTCAACAACTAAGGAGATGCTACAactcacattgaagtattttggCAATTTATTTTCGGCCTCTCAAACAAGTGATGATGAACGATTGTTTGGGTTAGTAGAAAAGCGGATCACTATGAGTATGAATGACGAGCTATTTAACACTGAGGAAGACATTGGGCATGCTGTGAAATCGATGACACCTTTTAAGACTCttaaaattaatggttttccaaCAATTTTTATCAAAGGTATTAGCAAATTATTGGATCTAAAATTTTTAGTTACTATTTATCTATTTTGAAAGGTGAAATTGACATGGGAGAAATTAATAAAATCCATATTGTTTTGATTCCCAAAGTTGAGAAACCAAAAAATCTTTCACAATTCAGACCTATAAGCCTTTGTAACgtggtttacaaaattattgtgAAAGTCCTAATGGAGCGTATGAGTGCAATATTGGGAGGTTGTATTTATGAAGCCCAAGAGGATTTTATCTCAGGAAGACATATTTCGGATAATGTGTTAATCGCTTATGAGGGTTTACATTcccttaaaatgaaaaagaaaagtagAAAAGGGAATTTTGCGCTTAAACTCGATATGAGTAAAGCGTATGATCGTGTTGAGTGGGATGTTTTGGCTGGAATAATGATTCGATTGGGATTTCACACTGATTGGGTCGTTCTCATTATGAGATGGGTTTGTTTTATCTCCTATACTATGGGCCTCAATGGGAATTCTAGTGAGTGGTTTTCACCTTCGAGGGGATTAAGACAGGGCGATCCACTTAGCCCTTATCTATTTTTAATATGTGCTGAGGGTTTCTCTACACTACTTAATGAAGCCAAACAGAAGGATTTGATTAGGGGTACTCCTATTGGAAGGGAAAGACTCTCGATTAACCATTTGTTCTTTGCAGATGACTGTATCCTATTTGGGGATGCCTCAAGTGAAGGGGCTAATATGGTTCGAAACATTATTCGGGAGCATAAGCTGGTTTCGAGACAACGAGTGAATTTTGataaatcttttatttattttggtgcTAGTATGGATTCTAATGTAAGGGAGAGCGTAACCAACATTTTGAGTGTTCGTGTAGCTTCAAATCCTGAAAAATACTTGGGATTACCAATGATGgttaaaaggaaaaaaaggtGGGCTTTTGCTAATTTAGTTGACCATTTCAGAAAAAGAATTGATCGGTGGAGTTTGCGCTATCTTTCGATGAGGGGTAAGGAGGTATTCATTAAGTTAGTTCTTAAACCTATCCCAATATATGTTATGCAGTGTTTTGTTTTGACGAAAACTTTATGTCGCAAGTTAGAGGGCATTTTGAATAAATTCTGGTGGTCTAATAATAAATCAACTAAAGGTATCCATTGGAGTAATTAGAATGCGTTGTGTAAACCCAAGTGTGTTGGTAGGCTGGGTTTTTGGAATTTGTTTTTGTTTAATAAAGCCTTATTAGTAAAACAAGTTTGGAGTCTTTTTTCCCAGCCCAATTACCTTTTTATCAAAGGTTTTGAAAGCCCATTATTATCCATTCACAGATATATTATCAGCTAAGTTTGGTTCTTACCCATCGTTTACCTAGAGGAGTATTTGTAGTGCTCAGGATCTGATTGCAGAAGGGATTCTTTGGCATATTGGTAGCGGTGGTAGTGTGAACATGTAGAATGATCCACGGCTACCTAGTCCAGGGAATAACATGTTATTAGTTCAGAATATAAATCCTTCTTGGACTACAGTGAACCAATTAATAGATGCAGAGACAAATATTTGGAATAGGGAGTTGATCAGTAGACTTGTTGATGATGACCAAGTGAAAATTCCTCTTGCTAGCTCCAGATCACACGACCTGTTGGTTTGGAAATGTGAGGCTATTGGGGAATACTCCGTGAAGAGTGGGTATCAAGCTTTAGTTATAGAACAATTACAGAGCAACGACTACAATCTCTCTACAGTAGACAATTACAAATATTTCTATAGAACACTTCGGACTATGCACATTCCagctaaaataaaaatacatatgtgGAGACTCTTTAATAATTTTGTGCCTCATTTTTGCAATCTTTCTAGAGAAGATTAAATGTTTATGTAGTTTGCCCACTTTATAAGGAAGCTCCGGAGGATTCTGACCATTTGATGTGGTATTGTGGTACTTTACAACAGTTATGGGCTTCTCTTAACATCATGATAATTCCAGTTGGGGGTACCCCGAATTGCAAAGATCGATTTGTTAAAACTTTTTTTATAGCAGATGAAAGTAACAGATAGATTCTAATTATTTCTTTATGGGCTCTATGGTttcgaaaaaataaattaatacatgAAAGTATTAAGTTCTCCTTGCAGGAACTTCTGGGTTTTGTTCAAGGCTATAGTCAAAAGATAACCTTGAGTCAAGGGAATATTAAGTCATTTTCTAGACCCATGATAAAGGAGTTGTGGCAACCCCCAAATCCTGGTATTATTAAGCTAAAATTTGAtgctttgtttcaaaatgtttttaGAACTTCAATTGCAATAGTTTTAGCtcgaaataatgaaagaaaaattcTGGGGGCGTGTACTTAcctttttgaaaaagttttcgATGCTTTTGTTACTGAAGCTAGGACGTGTGAAAGGGCTTTGTTGCTTATGCTTGGATGGGTTTTAGGCGCCTTCTTCTGGAAGGGGATTCTCTGTTAATAATCAACAAGCTCAAGTCAAAAGGGGAAGATAGATCTATTCTTCGACCGTTTACTCACAACATTCGTATACTTAAAAGACATTTTAAGGAAGTTTCTTACATTTTTGTTCCTAGAGCAGTTAATAAGGCGACACATACTCTGGCATTGGAAGGAAGGCGACACCAAATCCCTTGTTTCTGGGTTGATGGAGCTCTAGATTCAGTGCGAAAGATAGTGGTTGAGGATTGGACGGTTTGGATTCAAAATCATTGAGATATTTTGGACCACTTTGAAAATGGAGAAGGTTCAGAGTAATCTCCATGGCTAGGTTTCAAGGATTTTCTTTTTATTCCATTTTCAACTCAACTGTGGATATACACTGGGAGAAGATGAATATTTGGTTGATATTCTATTTGTGACATTTTGTATTTGGCTTAGAGTGGTTTTGTTTTGCGTTTAATGgttttgctattttttttttgtgttgtgcTTGCGGATTGGTTTATCTTCTGCTGGTCtgtcttttcttttctatgtCGATTTGACTTTGTATAACTACCTTAATGAATTTCAGTTTTTtgttgaaaaaaaaatcatataatatcaaaatcattCACATGGTGGATGGATGAGCCCATATCCATTTCAGTAATGCAAGAcactaaatctcaactttagaTATTGAGTTTTTAACAATTAATTTTCATTGAGTATaagcaacaaatgagaattctttaaattaaagaatcttttaGTTCTTTAATGAAtatccatatgaattctcaattaattttagCATCATATATGATTCAGGATGGTCTAATTGGTCATGtcaagtagtaaatgcatttgtatcaAGAAACTTCTAGTTTATTTTAACAtgcatttcaattgtactaataatgtcaatataaattgtgacaaattaataattttattgtcattccttttactttgtatcTACATATAAGTACTATTATGACActtactactggaaatgtctaaatcaatgtaaAGTTTATAATGCCATtaagtcaacaaaataaatataatttctaaacaattatatgcaatattcacttcgtgaatatgccaaaatcttcaaatatctaaaaattattatatttattgcaAACATTCACTTTAAGGAATGTGCAAAAAGTAATTTAGACAATGATGTaagcatatatcatatttcttacCAATAAGATCATATAGATATCATATGTTTCAAGGAacgataaattaatataaatcatTGAACATTCTATACTAAGAATAAACATTTCGCAACATTTTGAACCATTCATCTTCTTCTTATCTATTTTTCAATAAtgacaataagttaaattttcataattgttATGTATTGCTACATTCACTTTAGGGAATGGAGTAGAACTAATGGAACGAATAACTAGTTATTTTGTTTATCCAAAAGGAGATGTGAGATCaattcaaaatacttttaaagcccttttaataagagTTTTACATAATCGTTAACTACCAAGAATAACTGGCTAGGTCATGTATTGAAACAAACCTaaattaaatatatcaataaaataacatctcaaacataaaaatatgacataatgAAAAACTAGCAATTTTTTTCTGTCATAACAATCATCATAAACAtgcatgaaatttaatttaaaatccaACCATTAATACTAATAGTACTTTTCATTTATAATTGCTCATGTCATTTCTCTAAATAATTAACACATGGAATAATTTATAATGTATGAACTACAATCTTTAACAATTCTTTGAACTAAATGAAATCTAAATAACCATAAAATTCATTGGTTTATTAAgacaaatttgcatactagatatgttttaatcaaatatattatttaattataaaacctactATAGCAATATAAATAAATcagttaatattcattttcatgAACAAATGAGATGCTTAAAACAATATGTAACCCatgtaataaaaaattaaaagaaaaccaTCTCAAATTTTTAATCCATATATCAAGTTCATTTAATATTTAAAGATGtactttctttttctatgttgAGTCTTGACGATTTTATCAATAAGTAAGCAATTTAAACTCCACTAGTAGACTTTGAATCCAATcaaaatctattaatagcaaactttAAAAGTGAATCTTATTTTTCAAGTGTACAACAGGTATATAACCAATGACTTTTTATACATAAGTTTTATCTCTTACAAGTTCTCATCAATAATATTTTTCtacgtaattttaattgagaacttattctgaATACTATAGAGTTATACTAactgttttttaaaaaaacttgtaACTTATGGTACATCCAACCATAACAACCATAACgggctttagatagaattatcatattctattgCTCATCAGTAGACCTTTCATAGTCAAATATTCTACTTTCAACCCCTTAatagggatgatgacaaaagaagatcacaaagatagtcacaatcaatttaatttaataacaagagtaatcaataaatcaatcctcctttttttcatcatttcaaaatagatatttataacaatagtaattcatatgaaatataatctttTCTTCATTCACAATCTCACTATGGTATCCATTATaatgaatatcttttaaaattaatgtattaaccattacaaattttatactttttagatattgatatattagctcttcggagctttcaactaattttatactatcaaatattggaataatatttgttAGTTTCATACTAAATAAGAAAAATTTTTCTATTTGTAATGCTAGATTTCattactacattctcatatccttcctcaaagaatattaatgaaacaaaatatttgaACATACACtacatatgtggccaataattTTTATATCATATTGATAACATAAGTAATCTTTACCCTTTGAAGAACTATCTTGAAAACTctcattattctcttatttattactatgttcttACTTTTAGTAGTCCATGATTatatcttttaatttctttatgtttacattcacttcgaggaatgcaacaaatctagtaggaTAGACTTCTAGATGCCTCcattgattctttatttcataatcaccatcacAAATATATgtggatttcaaatcaaaatctatctattcatgttaTCATAATTAgcctccaattataataaacataatataataaataaatcatagtaaaataTATCTAGAGATCTtttacatcatcatcatcacccaCGTAAGAATTATATAAATTTCTTTTGATAATGATTACCCATAATGTGCAGGCCTCAATTGAAGACTGAAATTACAATAGATTTAGAACGCAATCAACAATAACTTGAGCAATAGTTTGGAGTGACCGtattataaaattaaagaaaatcgtgctgataacgtgttataaaataaatagacagagaataaataaaaaagaaaatgggAGAGCACAAGAGAGAtcgtattttattgatcaatgagAATCATCTACAATACTTCTCCAAAATCTATATTTATAAACATAAGATCTACTTCTAATTACTATTAGAATTTGAAGTACATTAAAACTTATCTTAATCTTGATGGATATcccttaataaaatattcataatatAAAGGGAGTTGAGAATTCTCACTTTtcattgtttcttttattttttaatggaaacataaaACATTTTAGATTTAGGTAAATTATATAAATGGTCACCCAACTATAGTCGTGTTCCTATTTTGGTCacccaattttaaaatttttcaatttagacTCTAATGTTTCAATTCTTTTCTAATTCGGTCACTCGTTGTTAAATTGATAATGGAAAACATTTTTCTAACTCGTATAATAATGCATTTAGTCCTCAATACTGACtttttctatcaatttgatcctaattctaaataattcattAAATTTAACCATTTAAATTTACAAAtcctatcaatttgatcctcaaaCTTCCTAATCAAagctttcaacttttaaaatataAGTATTCCGCATCCTATAAATTTGTAAAACCCCCCAAAAAATAAAACATTCTCTCCACAAACGGGGCGCTTTCCAAGCCAATTCCAAATACCAATGAGTTTATCTtgaaactttattttcttttttttctttcatatagtttttttctaaatataatattttataacccTTTGATTGATAAAATTCTGgttaaagaaaaggaaaaaacctTAAAGAAAACACTTTAGATTTACTCTTCTTGTTAACTGTATGATGTTTCCTCCGAGGTACATAGAAATAGTCCTCGAAGTTGGTttttaaattggaaattaaatccAAAGTTAAAAAATATGCATGGCTTTGAAAATCCAATTGTTCAATCAATAATCATATAAAAAATTATGAACATTTAATTTTCATAAGAAAAAAAGTGAAAGAATTAATCAAGTTCTTTTTGTTACATtgataatgatttttttaaattttataaattgattaAGAGATTATTATGTgttctatatatttttaattttaaatccaCAATAAGCAATACTATCGCTAGTAATCGATTAGTGTGAAATCATTtaccaaattaattaaaaattaaaattatgctAGTTAgagtaaaaattatttttataaatattaaattatttatataattttattatatattatattttataatttgtattttatattctttttaACGGTTATATATTGAATTAGATAATTTCAACCATAAACAAAACAAGTAATAGACGTGGAATGCCTCGGTTTTGAAAGTGAATGCTTTGGTTAGGCGTTtaaagatcaaattgatagaatttataaatgtgaatagttaaatttattgaactatatagaattaggatcaaattcaTAGGTTTTactatttacattttatttttaaatgtgcaAAAATTTAGAAACAACTTTTCTCTATCATATCAAATGTTGTATATaatatattgattaaatttatatttaaaattttaaaatattatcatatgttttatcttttaaaaagaatattgataatttttaaaatatttaatttaaatatgttattaattatttatataaaggataaaaatttatgtaaaataaataacttcttttccttttcattcattgtttAACCAAACAAAAATATCCAAATACGAATCAAATATATACTTTCCTTTCTTTTAATTACATTTATCCTGTAaacaatattttatattaattagaataaattttctttGCACTAgtgtaaaaaaaatataatacaaaatttatatttcataaataattcaacTTCTATAgaaatattttattcataaaaAATAATCAGAAAAGaagaatttttaattttctttgatAATAGATTTTCAAATTAATGTGTTAAAAttaatcaataaattattatttgttttcttaTGTTGTGCTTAGTTCCAAAATAGAGTGTGTATGACATTGAAAAGCTGACTTGGGAATGGTTGGGAAGCATTATCAGCCTGTATAGAACGTGAAACCCAACATTCAATTGCAGAAACTCGTGTAACAGCGAAACAAAATcaacatacatatcatgttttttAAATGAGCTCAAATCGCAGCACCAGCAGACAGTAGTGAGTCATGGTGACCAGCTAAAAAAGTTGACCGGCTTAACTCCTGTAACTTCCCATTTTGTAGAAGGAATATCCGATCAGCCATTAAAATTGTTTCCAAACGATGGGCTATGACCAGCACCTGCAAATTAAGTGTCTACATGGTTTAACACTTTCAACTATGAATATAACTCTCAATTATACATCAGGTATCTTTTATAGGTGTACAATTATGTCTCTACAACAGCATTGTATAGAATTTTTTTCACAGTCAATCAAATCCCATGCCATTCTAATGTACCATTCTTCCCTAGCATAAAGAAAAAGACCAATATAGCAAATGCATAGACCTTAAATAGACTAATGAAACACCATGCCAATCAGACTCACTCATGGATATAATCTTTAAAGGAAGCAGGCATAATATAGCAATGCTACTAGTTGTTATTCATCCTGGTTCCATTACGGATTCAAGGAGGATTATATACCAATCAAACTATAACTGCACTACATATAGGTTAAGCTATTGTTCTTACTGTATAATTTTCCATCAAGCGCTCAACAGCTTGCCTCACCAATAACTCAGACTTACTGTCTAGGGCAGAAGTTGCTTCATCCAAAACCAAAATAGATGATACCTGATAGACTGCCCTTGCAATTGCTAGTCTGCATTTGTAAGCCAGCAGGAAGATTTATGATTTAAAACAAGGAGAAATGCTTCAGCAATAAGAAATAACAATCCTATAGTAATTATATTTCAGTGTTAAAAGAGCAATGCATTTGTCTATTTTACCTTTGCTTCTGACCTCCACTTAAAAGTGAGCCCCTTGGTCCAATTTGGCTTCGGTATCCTTCTGGAAGTGTTCTGATAAATTCATCTGCATTTGCAATTTGAGCTGCAAGCTCAACTTTCTCCATGTCAATGTTTGACATTAGATCCCTATATCCAATGTTTTCAGCAACTGTCCTAGAAAAAAGCATCTGATGCATTTAGAAGAGATATCTAAATCAGTCATTTGAACTAATTTGGAGGATTTATTACCAAAATCTGGAAAGCTACAACAATGAAACAATAATACTAAGGGTTAGTATTTGGTACACTGGCAGTATACCTTTTTTATTCCACAAGCATCCTTAAAAAATTGCAATGTGtctttttctttaaaatatttatttttctaatattttactataccacTATAGGATACTTGTCAACGCCCTAACCCTATTTGTGGAGTCTAAAAACTCCTTTGGAAGTGTATCAAATATTTCCCTAATACTAATGAAGAGGGTAACCAATTGTCACTCACTGTATCTTGAGAAACAAGACCAACATGTCTTCTCAAACTTTCCAGTCGGATGCTCTTTATGTTGTGGTTATCAATAAGTATGGATCCTGAAACATGGGATGCCAGGTATGCAAACCATTAAATACAAAGGGAAAATGGAAGCAAAAATAACTCAATCTGGTTAAAGGGATAAGCGTAGATTTATATATTCTGATGCCTCACCAGATGAAGGTTCATATAGGCGAAGAAGCAATTTTACAAGGGTTGTTTTCCCTCCACCAGATGGTCCAACAAGAGCTATTGTCTCCCCAGCCCTTACAGTAAGGTTCAACCCATCCAAAACAAGTGGCATGTTGTCAGCATATTTAAATGAGACATCACAGAATTTCACCTCTCCCTTGACATGGCCTAAATAGATTGCATCTGGTTTCTCAATGACCtatgatataaaataaatgaaatgtaacaGTAGGAACCAGCTGAGAGTCATTTTTTACAAACATAATAGCTGCTCAAAAGTTTTCGCCATTTCTCTATGATGCATTATTTTGTTAAAACCATAGCCTCATACAAGCTTGTTTATTGTCACACAAATAATAGAGAATTCATCAAGATAATTCAAGCAGGCAAGAAAAGAAAATGTACCTTGGACTTCATCCTGGTCAAATCAAACAAGCGTTCAATGGCTGGTTCTCCTTGCTTAAACTCGTTGTATGCTTTACCCACACCCTGCATGATTCTTTATTCTAAGAACAGTTACTCAAGACAGCCCCCTCAATGACCGAAGTATAAGACCACTTCAAAAAGTAAAGAAGACATCAATGCACTACTTATAACTTCAAAACAATGAAAACCAAGACACTAAGATTTGATGGTCATCATCAGCAAATCCAGTCACTTGAAAGACTTGATACAAAAGAATGAAAAGACAAGCTCAACATTCCAAAATCTGGAATGGGCTACTGATGGTAAAAGCAAGCATATGTAATCTTTTCTGAAGAAAATAATATTACCTGGATGGGCTCAACCAAGAAAACCAGTGATGTCACAAAAGAAACCATGCTACAACCATCAAAAGAACCACGTGAAACGACCAGGGATCCAACACAAAGTACGCATAAAACtccaaaataaataatttgtatGATCTGGGGGATTAGTGCCTTCATTTTCTTCTTTGCTAAATGTCGAGAAAAATCTGTATAAGCAAGCCGTTGAAATCTGGCATGCTCGGACAACTCTCCAGTATTTGCTTTCACAAAGAAAATGGCTGGGAGGACCTAAAACGTAATAAATATACTAGCTAAAATAAGCAACAACTAAAATGTTGGATACCTCAGTCTTGCTGGAACACTGAGGAATTCCTAAGAACAGAAACACAAACTGCAAGCACTGATGATAATGTAAGAAATGACGGCCATATAAAACATAAAGCATACCTCATTCAGATAAGCTGCAAGAGTGGCGATACTCAGATGAGCTCTCTTAGATATCTTGCGAAGTTTTTCACCAAGATAAGCTATAACTAGAGCCATAAATGGAATCATCTAAAAATTCACCAGAATATATGTACAGACATTATACATCTAACATAAATGTAGTcagaaattcattcaattaacaaacaaaactaataaatgatgaaattataaaacaaatattgtGTATCCTTACAATTGCTGAAATCAAGGATAGGGAGGGACTGATAACCAACATCTGCGTCCCCATCGCAAACAATTGCAACATGTTGGGCACAATAGTCTGTTCCAAGAATGAAATTAATAATTGACATATAAATTGCAGAGACAAACCTCAGTCACTGACAACAAAATTCAGATAAGACGATGATGATCACAATTGGCATTTATCTATAACCACAACATTTAGCCCCAAACAATGAAAAACCTCTTGAGATTCTGTTCCTTGTGATCATTCAactgataaaattataaaaaagaagCTTATGAACAAGAACACACTTTCCCAAGGGTTCAAATTTTGAGATATCCAAGCTGAATTATTGGAGTGTTTCTCTAAAGAATTTAACTAGGCAAGATAAGTTCATACgaatatttttaacaaaaatttatcCAAAAATCATTGCATGAACCCGAAAAGGAAAAAAGTAAAACTCGATCACTAACATTGAGGAGAGCGAAAAGAGTATCAGCAACATCAGAAGCCTCAGCTGTAATCCGATAAGCAATATCTCCAGACGAAACCCCATCGTTACCTTCAAAAAAACCCAACTCTTTCTCCAAAACTGTCTCGAAAACGAAAACTCTCATCTGACAAACTGTCCTTAGCGAAGCTTCCCACAAGAAGGCTTGTTGCCAGTAACAAGCAACCAACTTGACCAAGACAAAAACCCCTAGAAGAAGGCACTGGTCACGCAATTTGGAGATGGAAACGATGTTGATTAAGTTAGAAGAGAAGGATCCAATTCTGGGGATAATTTGGGAAAGGGAGAAAACTGAGATGGAGCTGCACAGCCAGCCAAGGAGGATGGGTTGGTGATTAGTTTGGAGGAAAGGTTTGAGTTTGGCGAGGGTTTCAAGGGCTTTGGAAAGTGGGGTTTGGCTGGTTTGGGCGTTTAAGGGGAGTTTGATTGAATTTGTGGGTTTGAGTGAGGATATAAAGGGAGGTCTCCAACGTGAATTGATGTGAAGAAATTTGGGTTTATCTTTTTGTGCGGAGCGGAGGTAAAAAAGTGGCGGAGGAA contains these protein-coding regions:
- the LOC108458054 gene encoding ABC transporter B family member 29, chloroplastic, which encodes MSLHGLLFLSPPFPPPLFYLRSAQKDKPKFLHINSRWRPPFISSLKPTNSIKLPLNAQTSQTPLSKALETLAKLKPFLQTNHQPILLGWLCSSISVFSLSQIIPRIGSFSSNLINIVSISKLRDQCLLLGVFVLVKLVACYWQQAFLWEASLRTVCQMRVFVFETVLEKELGFFEGNDGVSSGDIAYRITAEASDVADTLFALLNTIVPNMLQLFAMGTQMLVISPSLSLISAIMIPFMALVIAYLGEKLRKISKRAHLSIATLAAYLNEVLPAIFFVKANTGELSEHARFQRLAYTDFSRHLAKKKMKALIPQIIQIIYFGVLCVLCVGSLVVSRGSFDGCSMVSFVTSLVFLVEPIQGVGKAYNEFKQGEPAIERLFDLTRMKSKVIEKPDAIYLGHVKGEVKFCDVSFKYADNMPLVLDGLNLTVRAGETIALVGPSGGGKTTLVKLLLRLYEPSSGSILIDNHNIKSIRLESLRRHVGLVSQDTMLFSRTVAENIGYRDLMSNIDMEKVELAAQIANADEFIRTLPEGYRSQIGPRGSLLSGGQKQRLAIARAVYQVSSILVLDEATSALDSKSELLVRQAVERLMENYTVLVIAHRLETILMADRIFLLQNGKLQELSRSTFLAGHHDSLLSAGAAI